From the genome of Pseudomonas yamanorum, one region includes:
- a CDS encoding RidA family protein: MTKTVITSDKAPAAIGTYSQAIKAGNTVYMSGQIPLDPKTMELVEGFEAQTIQVFENLKSVAEAAGGSFKDIVKLNIFLTDLSHFAKVNEIMGKYFEQPYPARAAIGVAALPKGAQVEMDAILVIE, from the coding sequence ATGACCAAGACTGTTATCACCAGCGACAAGGCACCAGCAGCAATCGGTACTTATTCCCAGGCGATCAAGGCGGGCAATACCGTCTACATGTCCGGCCAGATTCCACTGGACCCAAAAACCATGGAGCTGGTTGAAGGCTTTGAAGCCCAGACCATCCAGGTCTTTGAAAACCTGAAGTCGGTTGCCGAAGCTGCGGGCGGTTCGTTCAAGGACATCGTCAAACTGAACATCTTCCTCACCGACCTGAGCCACTTCGCCAAGGTTAACGAGATCATGGGCAAGTACTTCGAACAGCCGTACCCGGCCCGCGCCGCCATCGGCGTTGCCGCCCTGCCAAAGGGCGCGCAGGTTGAGATGGACGCCATTCTGGTCATCGAGTAA
- the pyrE gene encoding orotate phosphoribosyltransferase produces the protein MQAYQRDFIRFAIDRGVLRFGEFTLKSGRTSPYFFNAGLFNSGSALAQLGRFYAAAIVESGISFDVLFGPAYKGIPLAAATAVALAEHHGLDLPWCFNRKEAKAHGEGGSLVGAPLKGDVLIIDDVITAGTAIREVMQIIASQDGAKAAGVLIALNRQERGNGELSAIQEVERDFGIPVVSIVSLNQVLQFLEDDPQLKQHLPAVKAYREQFGV, from the coding sequence ATGCAGGCGTATCAACGCGATTTCATTCGTTTTGCCATCGATCGCGGCGTATTGCGCTTCGGTGAGTTCACCCTGAAGTCCGGGCGTACCAGCCCTTACTTCTTCAATGCCGGCCTTTTCAACTCAGGTTCTGCCCTGGCGCAGTTGGGTCGTTTTTATGCGGCCGCCATCGTTGAAAGCGGTATTTCCTTCGACGTGCTGTTCGGCCCGGCCTACAAGGGCATTCCCCTGGCCGCCGCGACCGCCGTGGCGTTGGCCGAACATCACGGGCTGGATTTGCCTTGGTGCTTCAACCGCAAGGAAGCCAAGGCTCATGGCGAAGGCGGTAGCCTGGTGGGCGCGCCGCTCAAGGGCGACGTGCTGATCATCGACGACGTGATCACTGCCGGTACGGCGATTCGCGAAGTGATGCAGATCATCGCTTCCCAGGACGGCGCCAAGGCAGCCGGCGTGCTGATCGCGCTGAACCGCCAGGAGCGTGGCAACGGTGAATTGTCGGCGATCCAGGAAGTGGAGCGTGATTTCGGGATTCCGGTGGTGAGCATTGTTTCGTTGAACCAAGTGCTGCAGTTCCTGGAAGACGACCCGCAGCTCAAGCAGCATTTGCCGGCGGTCAAGGCCTATCGCGAGCAGTTCGGCGTTTAG
- the exbB gene encoding tonB-system energizer ExbB gives MTRITSPASPTKPHSPSRAWRAIAAVLFSVLLAPTAAFADNTAPAAPPAATAPAHEQNAAAPAAAPAATDPALAAEGAPADDSGVVLEEDNSLGMAHDLSPWGMYQNADIIVKIVMIGLAIASIITWTIWIAKGFELLGAKRRLRTEIVHLKKATTLKEASESAAKKGTLAHLLVHDALEEMRLSANSREKEGIKERVSFRLERLVAACGRNMSNGTGVLATIGSTAPFVGLFGTVWGIMNSFIGIAKTQTTNLAVVAPGIAEALLATALGLVAAIPAVVIYNVFARSIAGYKAQVSDASAEVLLLVSRDLDHLPTERSSQPHMVKVG, from the coding sequence ATGACACGCATTACATCCCCCGCTTCGCCAACCAAGCCTCACAGCCCATCCCGCGCCTGGCGTGCGATTGCTGCAGTGCTGTTCAGCGTTCTGCTGGCACCGACCGCCGCCTTCGCCGACAACACCGCGCCGGCCGCCCCGCCTGCAGCGACCGCGCCAGCCCACGAGCAAAACGCTGCTGCGCCAGCCGCCGCACCGGCCGCTACCGACCCGGCCCTGGCCGCCGAAGGCGCACCGGCTGACGATTCCGGTGTCGTGCTGGAAGAAGACAACAGCCTGGGCATGGCCCACGACCTGTCGCCCTGGGGCATGTACCAGAACGCTGACATCATCGTGAAGATCGTGATGATCGGCCTGGCCATCGCCTCGATCATCACCTGGACCATCTGGATCGCCAAAGGCTTCGAGCTGCTGGGCGCCAAGCGTCGCCTGCGTACTGAAATCGTCCACCTGAAAAAAGCCACCACCCTTAAAGAAGCCAGCGAAAGCGCGGCGAAAAAAGGCACCCTGGCGCACCTGCTGGTTCACGACGCACTCGAAGAAATGCGCCTGTCGGCCAACAGCCGTGAAAAAGAAGGCATCAAGGAACGTGTCAGCTTCCGTCTTGAGCGCCTGGTTGCCGCCTGCGGTCGCAACATGAGCAACGGCACCGGCGTGCTGGCCACCATCGGTTCCACCGCGCCCTTCGTCGGCCTGTTCGGTACCGTGTGGGGCATCATGAACAGCTTCATCGGCATCGCCAAAACCCAGACCACCAACCTCGCCGTCGTGGCTCCCGGCATCGCCGAAGCCCTGCTGGCAACGGCACTGGGCCTGGTTGCCGCGATTCCTGCGGTAGTCATCTACAACGTCTTCGCCCGTTCGATCGCCGGCTACAAGGCCCAGGTGTCGGACGCTTCGGCAGAAGTCCTGTTGCTGGTCAGCCGTGACCTCGATCACCTGCCTACCGAGCGCAGCTCGCAACCGCATATGGTGAAAGTGGGGTAA
- the spoT gene encoding bifunctional GTP diphosphokinase/guanosine-3',5'-bis pyrophosphate 3'-pyrophosphohydrolase: protein MPSIDALADRLSTYLGPDQVNLVRRAYFYAEQAHDGQRRRSGEAYVTHPLAVANILADMHMDHQSLMAAMLHDVIEDTGIAKEALSAQFGETVAELVDGVSKLTQMNFETKAEAQAENFQKMAMAMARDIRVILVKLADRLHNMRTLEVLSGEKRRRIAKETLEIYAPIANRLGMHAIRIEFEDLGFKAMHPMRSARIYQAVKRARGNRKEIVNKIEESLSHCLAIDEIEGEVSGRQKHIYGIYKKMRGKRRAFNEIMDVYAFRIIVDKVDTCYRVLGAVHNLYKPLPGRFKDYIAIPKANGYQSLHTTLFGMHGVPIEIQIRTREMEEMANNGIAAHWLYKSTGDEQPKGTHARARQWVKGVLEMQQRAGNSLEFIESVKIDLFPDEVYVFTPKGRIMELPKGSTAVDFAYAVHTDVGNSCIACRINRRLAPLSEPLQSGSTVEIVSAPGARPNPAWLNFVVTGKARTHIRHALKLQRRSESISLGERLLNKVLNGFDSSLDKIPAERVQAMLHEYRQELIEDLLEDIGLGNRMAYVVARRLLGEGEQLPSPEGPLAIRGTEGLVLSYAKCCTPIPGDPIVGHLSAGKGMVVHLDNCRNISEIRHNPEKCIQLSWAKDVTGEFNVELRVELEHQRGLIALLASSVNAADGNIEKISMDERDGRISVVQLVVSVHDRVHLARVIKKLRALTGVIRITRMRA, encoded by the coding sequence TTGCCGAGCATAGACGCCCTCGCCGATCGCTTATCGACCTACCTCGGCCCAGACCAGGTCAACCTGGTCCGCCGAGCGTATTTCTACGCCGAACAAGCCCACGACGGCCAACGCCGCCGCAGTGGCGAGGCGTATGTCACGCATCCTCTTGCCGTGGCAAACATTCTTGCCGACATGCACATGGACCATCAGAGTTTGATGGCCGCAATGCTGCATGACGTGATCGAAGACACCGGCATTGCCAAGGAAGCGCTCAGCGCGCAATTTGGCGAAACCGTGGCCGAACTGGTCGATGGGGTCAGCAAACTGACCCAGATGAATTTCGAAACCAAGGCCGAAGCTCAGGCAGAAAACTTCCAGAAGATGGCCATGGCCATGGCCCGGGACATCCGGGTGATCCTGGTCAAGCTGGCCGACCGGCTGCACAACATGCGCACGCTGGAGGTGCTGTCCGGCGAAAAACGCCGGCGCATCGCCAAGGAAACCCTGGAAATCTACGCGCCCATCGCCAACCGGCTGGGCATGCACGCCATTCGTATCGAATTCGAAGACCTCGGCTTCAAGGCCATGCACCCGATGCGTTCCGCGCGCATTTATCAGGCGGTCAAACGCGCCCGGGGCAATCGCAAGGAAATCGTCAACAAGATCGAAGAGTCCCTGAGCCATTGCCTGGCGATCGATGAGATCGAGGGCGAGGTCAGCGGCCGGCAGAAACACATCTACGGCATCTACAAGAAGATGCGCGGCAAGCGTCGGGCCTTCAACGAGATCATGGACGTGTACGCGTTCCGGATCATCGTCGACAAGGTCGATACGTGCTACCGCGTGCTGGGCGCTGTACATAATTTGTACAAACCCCTGCCGGGTCGTTTCAAGGACTACATCGCGATTCCCAAGGCCAACGGCTATCAGTCGCTGCACACCACGCTGTTCGGTATGCACGGGGTGCCGATCGAGATCCAGATCCGCACCCGCGAAATGGAAGAGATGGCCAACAACGGCATCGCCGCCCATTGGCTGTACAAATCCACCGGCGACGAGCAGCCAAAAGGCACCCACGCCCGCGCCCGCCAGTGGGTCAAGGGCGTGCTGGAAATGCAGCAACGTGCCGGCAACTCCCTGGAATTTATCGAAAGCGTGAAGATCGACCTGTTCCCGGACGAGGTCTACGTGTTCACGCCAAAAGGCCGGATCATGGAGCTGCCAAAAGGCTCCACGGCGGTCGACTTTGCCTACGCGGTGCACACCGACGTGGGTAACAGCTGCATAGCCTGTCGGATCAATCGTCGACTGGCCCCGCTGTCGGAACCGCTGCAAAGCGGCTCCACGGTGGAGATCGTCAGCGCACCGGGCGCACGCCCGAACCCGGCCTGGCTCAACTTTGTGGTCACCGGCAAGGCCCGCACCCATATCCGTCACGCCCTGAAACTGCAACGCCGTTCCGAGTCCATCAGCCTGGGCGAACGCCTGCTGAACAAGGTGCTCAACGGCTTCGACAGCTCCCTGGACAAGATCCCGGCCGAGCGCGTGCAGGCGATGCTCCACGAGTACCGTCAGGAACTGATCGAAGACTTGCTGGAAGACATCGGCCTGGGCAATCGCATGGCCTATGTAGTCGCCCGCCGCCTGCTGGGCGAAGGCGAACAGTTGCCAAGCCCCGAAGGCCCGCTGGCGATTCGCGGCACCGAAGGCCTGGTGCTCAGCTACGCCAAGTGCTGCACGCCGATCCCGGGCGACCCGATTGTCGGCCACCTGTCCGCGGGCAAAGGCATGGTGGTGCACCTGGACAACTGCCGCAATATCAGTGAAATCCGCCACAACCCCGAGAAATGCATCCAGCTTTCGTGGGCCAAGGATGTCACCGGCGAATTCAACGTCGAGCTGCGGGTCGAGCTGGAACACCAGCGCGGCCTGATCGCCCTGCTGGCCAGCAGCGTCAATGCGGCCGACGGCAATATCGAGAAAATCAGCATGGACGAACGCGATGGCCGCATCAGCGTGGTCCAACTGGTGGTCAGCGTGCACGACCGCGTGCACCTGGCCCGCGTGATCAAGAAACTGCGCGCCCTGACCGGGGTCATCCGCATCACCCGCATGCGCGCCTAG
- a CDS encoding DUF4870 domain-containing protein — protein MSDSQLPLPTPSKEVRQWAMLCHFAAFFGLMFPFGSLLGPLILWQVKKDTDPFIDDQGKEALNFQITVGIAWAVCFLLGFIVIGFVLMTVLVIGAVVMTIIGGIKANKGVAYRYPWTLRLIK, from the coding sequence ATGAGTGACAGTCAACTTCCACTGCCGACACCGTCCAAGGAAGTTCGCCAGTGGGCGATGCTCTGTCACTTCGCGGCGTTTTTCGGCTTGATGTTCCCGTTCGGCAGCCTGCTGGGGCCTTTGATTCTCTGGCAGGTGAAGAAGGATACGGACCCGTTCATTGATGATCAGGGCAAGGAAGCGCTGAATTTCCAGATCACCGTGGGCATTGCCTGGGCGGTCTGCTTCCTGCTGGGTTTTATCGTGATCGGCTTCGTGTTGATGACCGTCCTGGTGATCGGCGCGGTGGTGATGACGATCATTGGGGGCATCAAGGCCAACAAGGGCGTGGCTTATCGTTATCCGTGGACGTTGCGGTTGATCAAATAA
- the exbD gene encoding TonB system transport protein ExbD has translation MGLHLNQGDDELVENHEINVTPFIDVMLVLLIIFMVAAPLATVDIKVDLPASSAKPAPRPEKPIFLSVKADQRLFLGEEEVKSETLGAVLDAKTQGKKDTTIFFQADKGVDYGDLMSVMDALRAAGYLKVGLVGLETAAKK, from the coding sequence ATGGGCCTGCATTTGAATCAAGGCGACGACGAGCTCGTCGAGAACCACGAAATCAACGTCACACCGTTTATTGACGTGATGCTGGTGCTGCTGATCATCTTCATGGTGGCCGCACCACTGGCCACTGTGGACATCAAGGTCGACCTGCCCGCTTCCAGCGCGAAACCTGCGCCGCGGCCGGAGAAACCGATATTCCTCAGCGTCAAGGCGGACCAGCGTCTGTTCCTGGGCGAAGAAGAAGTCAAATCCGAAACCCTGGGCGCGGTGCTCGACGCCAAGACCCAGGGCAAGAAAGACACGACCATCTTCTTCCAGGCCGACAAGGGCGTGGACTACGGCGACCTGATGAGCGTGATGGATGCCCTGCGGGCAGCCGGCTACCTCAAGGTAGGCCTGGTCGGACTTGAGACGGCAGCCAAGAAATGA
- a CDS encoding YicC/YloC family endoribonuclease: protein MVHSMTAFARVEKAGVQGTLSWELRSVNSRYLEPHLRLPESFRDLEGAVREALRQGISRGKLECTLRFTEETTGKPLQVDRERAAQLVAAAETIASLIKQPAAINPLEVLAWPGVLVADATDPQALNAEALALFNQGLKELKAGREREGAELARLISDRLTSIEEDVVTLRELVPQMLATQRQKVLDRFADMQAELDPVRLEQEMVLLAQKSDVAEELDRLSTHILEVRRVLKSAGAAGRRLDFLMQELNREANTLGSKAFDPRSTQAAVNLKVLIEQMREQVQNIE, encoded by the coding sequence ATGGTGCACAGCATGACCGCCTTCGCCCGCGTCGAAAAAGCCGGCGTCCAAGGCACACTGAGCTGGGAGTTGCGCTCGGTCAACAGCCGCTACCTGGAGCCGCACCTGCGCCTGCCGGAATCGTTTCGCGACCTCGAAGGCGCCGTCCGTGAAGCGCTGCGCCAGGGCATCTCTCGCGGCAAGCTGGAATGCACCCTGCGCTTCACCGAGGAAACCACCGGCAAGCCGTTGCAGGTGGATCGCGAGCGCGCCGCCCAATTGGTCGCCGCCGCCGAAACCATCGCCAGCCTGATCAAGCAACCTGCCGCCATCAACCCGCTGGAAGTCCTGGCCTGGCCCGGCGTGCTGGTGGCCGACGCCACCGACCCGCAGGCGTTGAATGCCGAAGCCCTGGCCCTGTTCAACCAAGGCTTGAAAGAACTCAAGGCCGGCCGCGAGCGCGAAGGCGCCGAGCTGGCCCGCCTGATCAGCGACCGCCTGACCTCCATCGAAGAAGACGTGGTCACCCTGCGCGAACTGGTGCCGCAGATGCTTGCCACCCAGCGCCAGAAGGTCCTCGACCGCTTCGCCGACATGCAGGCCGAACTGGACCCGGTGCGCCTGGAGCAGGAGATGGTACTGCTGGCGCAAAAGAGCGACGTCGCCGAAGAACTCGACCGCCTGAGCACCCACATCCTGGAAGTGCGCCGAGTGCTCAAGTCTGCCGGTGCCGCCGGTCGGCGCCTGGACTTCCTGATGCAGGAACTCAACCGCGAAGCCAATACACTGGGCTCCAAAGCCTTTGATCCGCGCAGCACACAGGCTGCGGTCAACCTCAAAGTGCTGATCGAGCAAATGCGCGAACAAGTACAGAATATCGAGTAA
- the rph gene encoding ribonuclease PH produces the protein MKRPSGRAADQLRSIRITRNYTKHAEGSVLVEFGDTKVICTVSVENGVPRFLKGQGQGWLTAEYGMLPRATGERNQREASRGKQGGRTLEIQRLIGRSLRAALDMSKLGDVTLYVDCDVIQADGGTRTASITGAMVALVDALKVIKKRGGLKGGDPLKQMIAAVSVGMYQGEPVLDLDYLEDSAAETDLNVVMTSTGGFIEVQGTAEGAPFQPADLNAMLALAQKGMTDIFELQNAALAD, from the coding sequence ATGAAACGTCCAAGTGGTCGCGCTGCCGATCAGCTCCGCTCGATCCGCATCACCCGCAACTACACCAAACACGCCGAGGGATCTGTACTGGTCGAGTTTGGCGATACCAAGGTTATCTGCACCGTCAGCGTCGAAAACGGCGTGCCGCGTTTCCTCAAGGGCCAGGGCCAGGGTTGGTTGACTGCCGAATACGGCATGCTGCCGCGCGCCACCGGCGAGCGTAACCAGCGTGAAGCCAGTCGTGGCAAGCAAGGCGGGCGCACCCTGGAAATCCAGCGCCTGATCGGTCGTTCCCTGCGTGCTGCGCTGGACATGTCCAAGCTGGGCGACGTGACCCTGTACGTCGACTGCGACGTGATCCAGGCTGACGGTGGCACTCGCACGGCGTCCATCACCGGCGCTATGGTTGCCCTGGTCGATGCGCTCAAAGTCATCAAGAAGCGTGGCGGCCTGAAAGGCGGCGATCCGCTCAAGCAGATGATCGCGGCTGTATCGGTAGGCATGTATCAGGGCGAGCCAGTGCTGGATCTGGACTATCTTGAAGATTCGGCTGCCGAGACCGACCTGAACGTGGTGATGACCAGCACCGGTGGTTTCATCGAAGTGCAGGGCACCGCCGAAGGCGCGCCATTCCAGCCGGCGGACCTGAATGCCATGCTGGCATTGGCCCAGAAAGGCATGACCGATATCTTCGAATTGCAGAACGCCGCACTGGCCGACTGA
- a CDS encoding exodeoxyribonuclease III yields the protein MRIISVNVNGIQAAVERGLLSWLQAQNADVICLQDTRASAFELDDPAFQLDGYFLYACDAEVPAQGGVALYSRLQPKAVISGLGFETADRYGRYLQADFDKVSIATLLLPSGQNGDEDLNQKFKLMDDFARYLDKQRRKRREYIYCGSLYVAQQKLDIKNWRDSQQSPGFLAPERAWMDEIVGNMGYVDALREVSREGDQYSWWPDNEQAEMLNLGWRFDYQLLTPGLRRFVRSARLPRQPRFSQHAPLIVDYDWTLTI from the coding sequence ATGCGGATCATCAGTGTGAACGTCAATGGTATTCAGGCTGCAGTCGAGCGTGGTTTGCTCAGTTGGCTGCAAGCCCAGAATGCCGACGTCATCTGCCTGCAGGACACCCGCGCCTCCGCCTTTGAACTGGACGACCCAGCCTTCCAACTGGATGGCTACTTCCTTTATGCCTGTGATGCCGAAGTTCCCGCCCAAGGCGGCGTGGCTTTGTATTCGCGGTTGCAACCCAAGGCGGTCATCAGCGGCCTCGGCTTCGAGACAGCCGACCGCTACGGGCGCTACCTGCAAGCCGATTTCGACAAGGTCAGCATCGCGACCTTGCTGCTTCCATCAGGGCAGAATGGCGATGAAGACTTGAACCAGAAGTTCAAGCTAATGGACGATTTCGCCCGTTATCTGGATAAACAGCGGCGCAAACGTCGCGAGTACATTTACTGTGGCTCGCTGTACGTGGCGCAACAGAAGCTGGATATCAAGAACTGGCGCGACAGCCAGCAATCCCCGGGTTTCCTGGCGCCGGAACGGGCCTGGATGGACGAGATTGTCGGCAACATGGGCTATGTCGATGCCCTGCGGGAAGTCAGCCGCGAAGGCGACCAGTACAGCTGGTGGCCGGATAACGAACAGGCCGAGATGCTCAACCTCGGCTGGCGTTTTGACTACCAGTTGCTGACGCCAGGCCTGCGACGATTTGTGCGCAGCGCACGCCTGCCACGCCAGCCGCGCTTCTCGCAGCACGCGCCGCTGATCGTGGACTACGACTGGACATTGACCATCTAA
- a CDS encoding TonB family protein — protein MITTRHKLTRYGTSLAVVLGVHAVAIIIALQWSAPHMVQLPPAAMVIDLAPMPAPPPPAPPKVITPPQPPAPVEELPLPKLAEAPKPTIQVPKPVKPKPKPQPPKPVEKKPDPPKEKPSEEPPSETPQNNAPTEKSAQPQPGPSPQQIAAKATWESTLLGHLQKYKKYPPGAQARGKEGLNRLRFVVDADGNVLSYELVGRSGNADLDRATLDMIRRAQPLPKPPADMLKGGSIEIVAPFVYNIEKRRR, from the coding sequence ATGATCACGACGCGCCACAAACTGACGCGTTATGGCACCAGCCTCGCCGTCGTGCTGGGCGTCCACGCCGTCGCGATCATCATCGCGCTCCAGTGGTCGGCGCCACACATGGTCCAGCTGCCTCCGGCTGCCATGGTCATCGACCTGGCACCGATGCCGGCGCCACCACCTCCGGCCCCGCCGAAGGTGATCACGCCGCCACAACCGCCTGCTCCGGTGGAAGAGCTGCCATTGCCGAAGCTGGCCGAGGCACCGAAGCCGACGATCCAGGTGCCAAAGCCGGTCAAGCCCAAGCCAAAACCACAGCCGCCCAAGCCTGTGGAGAAGAAGCCCGATCCGCCCAAGGAAAAACCTTCCGAAGAGCCGCCGAGCGAAACTCCGCAGAACAACGCGCCTACGGAGAAGTCCGCTCAGCCACAACCGGGCCCTTCACCGCAGCAGATCGCGGCCAAGGCCACCTGGGAAAGTACCCTGCTGGGCCACCTGCAGAAGTACAAGAAGTACCCGCCGGGCGCCCAGGCCCGTGGCAAGGAAGGCCTGAACCGCTTGCGTTTCGTGGTGGATGCCGATGGCAACGTGCTGTCCTATGAACTGGTGGGCCGCTCTGGCAACGCCGATCTGGACCGCGCCACCCTCGACATGATCCGTCGCGCCCAGCCGCTGCCCAAGCCACCGGCCGACATGTTGAAAGGCGGCAGCATCGAGATCGTTGCGCCGTTCGTTTACAACATCGAAAAACGTCGCCGGTAA
- the gmk gene encoding guanylate kinase — translation MTHSTGTLYIISAPSGAGKSSLVKALTDADEQIRISVSHTTRAMRPGEVNGVHYHFVERTEFVKMIEHGDFLERAEVFGNLYGTSQSHLQQTLDEGHDLILEIDWQGAEQVRQLMPKARSIFILPPSLEALHQRLTNRGQDSDEIIEGRMREAVSEMSHYVDYDYLIINDDFAHALDDLKAIFRANQLQQKRQQQRFGKLLAELLG, via the coding sequence ATGACCCACAGCACCGGCACCCTTTACATCATTTCCGCCCCATCGGGTGCGGGCAAAAGCAGCCTGGTCAAAGCCCTGACCGACGCTGACGAGCAGATCCGTATCTCGGTGTCCCACACCACCCGCGCCATGCGCCCGGGTGAAGTGAACGGCGTGCACTACCACTTCGTCGAGCGCACCGAGTTCGTCAAGATGATCGAGCACGGTGATTTCCTGGAGCGCGCCGAAGTCTTCGGCAACCTTTACGGCACCTCCCAAAGCCACCTGCAGCAGACCCTGGACGAAGGCCACGACCTGATCCTGGAAATCGACTGGCAGGGCGCCGAGCAAGTGCGTCAACTGATGCCCAAGGCCCGCTCGATCTTCATCCTGCCGCCGTCGCTGGAAGCGTTGCACCAGCGCCTGACCAACCGCGGCCAGGACAGCGACGAGATCATCGAAGGTCGCATGCGCGAAGCCGTCAGTGAAATGAGCCACTACGTCGACTACGACTACCTGATCATCAACGACGATTTCGCCCACGCACTGGACGACTTGAAGGCGATTTTCCGCGCCAATCAGCTCCAGCAAAAGCGTCAGCAGCAGCGTTTCGGCAAATTATTGGCCGAACTGCTCGGTTGA
- a CDS encoding SDR family oxidoreductase, producing MSAPSVVIAGCGDVGSRLATQLLAQGWEVHGLRRDISRLPKGVIGIAGDLFNEDCPDTWPVGGVDYLVYCAAATDHDEAGYRAAYVQGLRHVLEWLNDYGQEPKHLLFVSSSSVYGQQNGEWVDESSETKAGGYSGQVMLAAEQVALNSGIPASVVRLTGIYGPGREWLLSQVRQGYRVAIDPPLYGNRIHADDAAGLLAFLLQHVEQGGVLDNCYIGVDDAPAPLAEVVGWLREYLGVTEWAENASVRRAGSKQCSNARAKALGWVPRYPSYREGYAAILEG from the coding sequence ATGTCTGCGCCTTCTGTGGTGATTGCCGGTTGCGGCGATGTCGGTAGCCGTCTGGCCACCCAATTGCTGGCCCAGGGCTGGGAGGTTCATGGCCTGCGGCGGGATATCTCGCGCCTTCCCAAGGGCGTTATCGGGATTGCCGGCGACCTGTTCAATGAAGACTGTCCCGACACCTGGCCGGTGGGCGGGGTGGATTACCTGGTGTATTGCGCGGCGGCCACCGATCACGACGAGGCGGGCTATCGTGCTGCGTACGTGCAAGGGTTGCGGCATGTGCTGGAATGGTTGAACGACTACGGCCAGGAACCTAAACACTTGCTGTTTGTGTCCAGCAGCAGTGTGTATGGGCAGCAGAACGGTGAGTGGGTCGACGAAAGCTCCGAGACCAAGGCAGGCGGTTATTCCGGACAAGTGATGCTGGCAGCCGAGCAAGTGGCATTGAATAGTGGGATTCCCGCCAGTGTCGTGCGCCTTACCGGGATTTATGGTCCAGGTCGGGAGTGGTTGTTGAGCCAAGTGCGCCAGGGTTATCGCGTGGCGATTGATCCGCCTTTATATGGCAACCGGATTCACGCGGATGACGCAGCGGGTTTGCTGGCGTTTTTGCTGCAGCACGTGGAGCAGGGCGGTGTGCTGGATAATTGCTACATCGGCGTCGACGATGCTCCGGCCCCGCTGGCCGAGGTGGTTGGCTGGTTGCGCGAATACCTGGGCGTGACCGAATGGGCTGAGAACGCCAGCGTACGACGCGCCGGTAGCAAGCAATGTAGCAATGCCCGGGCCAAGGCGTTGGGCTGGGTGCCGCGTTATCCGAGTTATCGCGAAGGGTATGCGGCGATTCTTGAGGGTTGA
- the rpoZ gene encoding DNA-directed RNA polymerase subunit omega: MARVTVEDCLEHVDNRFELVMLSTKRARQLATGGKEPLVQWENDKPTVVALREIAEGLMSYEFIANAEIVEDEPLFAAFEDESNEAV, encoded by the coding sequence ATGGCCCGCGTAACCGTTGAAGACTGCCTAGAACACGTGGATAACCGCTTTGAGCTGGTCATGCTCTCTACCAAGCGTGCCCGTCAACTGGCCACTGGCGGCAAAGAGCCTCTGGTCCAGTGGGAAAACGACAAGCCTACCGTTGTAGCCCTGCGTGAAATCGCTGAAGGCCTGATGAGCTACGAGTTCATCGCCAACGCCGAAATCGTTGAAGACGAACCGCTGTTTGCAGCGTTCGAGGACGAGTCCAACGAGGCCGTCTAA